From Candidatus Eisenbacteria bacterium, a single genomic window includes:
- a CDS encoding stage V sporulation protein E, protein MRILPSVATRPERGILTCCLLLCCFGLVMVFSSSAVLSVAEGKSPAFYFESQLSKLLAGLILLACFWSLDYQWLRRKPVAWTALGAGILGLLLLVLGLGVAHGVRAARWLSVQGVTIQPSEFARVGLVIFLAFYLSGKEGILPPGRLFVVPALATFLVAGLVALQPNLSMALFILLLAVGVFYVGGLSIRWLGLATAPPALLALLLMRPYQRERIFGFLGLAGREVAYQVDQSITTVGSGGILGLGLGNGLQKYFFLPFPHTDFILGIVGEETGLLGITLLLLTYGALILFGIATSRRAPDRFGSLLAAGLTWNLAINVLVHGAVNLGMGPVTGVPLPFLSCGGSSLMANLLAVGILLSISRRAVRGAARDWSTVGGHRP, encoded by the coding sequence ATGAGAATTCTACCGTCTGTTGCGACCCGACCGGAGCGAGGGATCCTGACCTGTTGCCTGCTTCTCTGCTGCTTCGGCCTGGTGATGGTCTTCTCGTCGAGCGCGGTTCTCAGCGTGGCGGAGGGGAAGTCCCCGGCCTTCTACTTCGAGTCGCAGCTCTCCAAGCTGCTGGCGGGGCTCATCCTCCTCGCCTGTTTCTGGTCGCTCGACTACCAGTGGCTGAGGCGCAAGCCGGTCGCGTGGACTGCGCTCGGGGCCGGGATTCTCGGGCTGCTCTTGCTGGTCCTCGGCCTCGGAGTCGCGCACGGGGTGCGCGCGGCGCGCTGGCTCTCCGTCCAGGGAGTGACGATCCAGCCCTCCGAGTTCGCGCGCGTCGGCCTCGTCATCTTTCTCGCCTTCTATCTGTCGGGAAAGGAAGGGATCCTTCCTCCCGGCCGCCTCTTCGTCGTCCCGGCTCTCGCGACCTTCCTCGTCGCCGGCCTCGTCGCCCTGCAGCCAAACCTCTCCATGGCCCTCTTCATCCTTCTCCTCGCGGTGGGAGTGTTCTACGTCGGCGGTCTCTCGATCCGATGGCTCGGCCTCGCCACGGCTCCGCCCGCCCTTCTGGCCCTCCTCCTCATGCGCCCCTATCAGCGCGAACGCATCTTCGGTTTCCTCGGCCTCGCCGGCCGCGAGGTCGCCTACCAGGTCGACCAGAGCATCACGACGGTCGGCTCAGGAGGGATCCTCGGCTTGGGCCTCGGAAACGGGCTCCAGAAGTACTTTTTCTTGCCCTTTCCCCACACCGACTTCATTCTCGGCATCGTGGGAGAGGAGACGGGACTTCTGGGGATCACACTTCTCCTGTTGACCTACGGCGCGCTGATACTCTTCGGGATCGCGACGTCGCGCAGAGCGCCTGACCGCTTCGGCAGCCTCCTGGCGGCGGGTCTGACCTGGAACCTGGCGATCAATGTGCTGGTCCACGGCGCGGTGAATCTCGGGATGGGGCCTGTCACGGGCGTGCCGCTGCCGTTTCTGAGCTGCGGAGGGTCGTCGCTGATGGCGAATCTCCTTGCCGTCGGCATCCTCCTCTCCATCTCGAGACGCGCGGTGAGGGGAGCCGCGAGGGACTGGTCCACCGTGGGCGGCCATAGGCCATGA